Proteins found in one Sphaeramia orbicularis chromosome 8, fSphaOr1.1, whole genome shotgun sequence genomic segment:
- the gga3b gene encoding ADP-ribosylation factor-binding protein GGA3 isoform X1 gives MAYQEGESLESWLNKATHPTNRQEDWEYIIGFCDQINKELEGPQIAVTLLVHKIHSPQEWEALQALTVRNISPEYNQAFPSLNYCRIYLIEIFCAQVLEACMKNCGRRFHNEVGKYRFLNELIKVVSPKYMGDSAPEKVKTKIVELLYSWTVAFPDEAKISEAYQTLRRQGLVTRDPELPLDRTLMPSPPTRPKHPVFDNEDMGKLLAELLRSKNPEDLQEANRLIKNMVKEDEARVQKVTKRMHTLEEVNINVKLLTEMLSHYNKDSSTDSDKEIIKELYERCDKLRRAAFKMATETEDNDTSLGDILQASDDLSKVISSYKKIVEGQPINGDSEDPQSTACHCESAETTDTLIDLAGIDTPSPPHPTPHPGPPPHLHPASPPHLHPAPPPHLHPAPPASQPSNPFTIDPTASPIPVLPPPPKHLGSQTNSPSHPPLDKASAALSLLDDELLSLGLNDPPPTQSSQSKPMLNEVSQQWTSLQAPASSVDMFGSVGYSSLVLPPAETAATNSLQNLQDLAMIGFSDQKSLSRGSSFGMPSAVPPLGPTQGSPSSASLFQGAMPGSPALSHTKAQSLGSAPGSPLFRSLSPCHPPLQGSPGRGPDVSLNNVHVPLEAIRPSKVLPVTAYDKDGVRVLLNFASECPPGRPDVLVMVVSMLNTAPLPVHSVVLQAAVPKSMKVKLQPPSGTELAPFNPILPPASITQIMLLANPMKEKVRLRYKLAFTLGDRQCNEVGEVDQFPPPETWGHL, from the exons ATGGCGTACCAGGAAGGGGAGTCGCTTGAATCTTGGCTCA ATAAAGCCACTCACCCAACAAACAGACAGGAGGACTGGGAGTACATTATAGGCTTCTGTGACCAGATCAACAAGGAACTTGAGGG TCCACAGATAGCTGTAACGTTGCTCGTCCACAAAATACACTCACCACAGGAATGGGAGGCACTCCAGGCTCTGACTGTAAGAAATATTTCACCTGAATATAATCAGGCTTTTCCTTCTCTTAACTATTGTAGAATATATTTAATTGAAATATTTTGTGCACAGGTTTTAGAGGCATGTATGAAGAACTGTGGGAGAAGGTTTCATAATGAAGTTGgaaaatacagatttttaaatGAGCTTATTAAAGTTGTGTCCCCAAAG TACATGGGTGACAGTGCACctgaaaaagtcaaaacaaaaattGTGGAGTTGTTGTACAGCTGGACTGTTGCGTTTCCTGATGAAGCTAAGATTAGTGAAGCTTACCAGACACTCCGAAGACAGG GCCTTGTGACACGTGACCCAGAGCTACCGCTGGACAGGACTCTAATGCCCTCACCCCCAACGCGGCCCAAACATCCAGTGTTTGATAATGAGGATATGGGCAAG CTGCTTGCTGAGCTGCTAAGGAGTAAAAATCCAGAAGACCTTCAGGAAGCCAACAGGCTAATTAAAAATATGGTAAAAGAG GATGAGGCACGGGTGCAGAAAGTAACAAAGCGCATGCACACACTGGAGGAGGTGAACATCAATGTGAAGTTGCTGACTGAAATGCTGTCCCACTATAATAAAGACAGCTCGACTGACTCAGACAAAGAAATTATTAAG GAACTGTATGAGCGATGTGACAAGCTGCGACGTGCTGCTTTCAAAATGGCCACTGAAACAGAGGACAATGACACCAGTTTAG GTGACATCCTGCAGGCCAGTGATGACCTCTCCAAGGTCATCAGTTCCTATAAGAAGATTGTTGAGGGGCAGCCGATCAACGGTGACAGCGAGGACCCTCAGTCTACAGCCTGTCACTGTGAAAGTG CAGAGACGACAGATACACTGATCGACCTGGCTGGTATTGACACGCCGAGTCCTCCTCATCCTACTCCTCATCCtggtcctcctcctcatcttcatcctgcttctcctcctcatcttcatcctgctcctcctcctcatcttcatcctgctcctcctgcttctCAGCCATCAAACCCTTTCACCATCGATCCCACAGCTTCTCCCATCCCTGTGCTGCCTCCTCCTCCAAAACATCTCGGCAGTCAGACCAACAGTCCCAGCCACCCTCCTCTGGACAAGGCCTCCGCTGCTCTCTCACTCCTTGATGACGAGCTGCTGTCTCTAG GACTCAATGACCCCCCTCCTACTCAGAGCAGCCAGTCAAAACCCATGTTGAATGAAGTTTCCCAACAGTGGACCTCCTTACAG GCCCCAGCATCAAGTGTGGACATGTTTGGCAGTGTAGGATATTCAAGTCTAGTGTTGCCGCCAGCTGAAACAGCTGCCACAAACAGTCTCCAGAACCTGCAAGACCTGGCCATGATTGGTTTTTCAGATCAGAAAAG tctgtCCAGGGGAAGCAGCTTTGGGATGCCGTCTGCAGTGCCTCCCCTTGGACCTACACAGGGCTCCCCGTCCTCAGCCTCTCTGTTCCAGGGTGCGATGCCAGGCTCTCCTGCCTTGTCCCATAccaaagcccagagcctgggCTCAGCCCCCGGCAGTCCGTTGTTCCGATCTCTGTCCCCCTGTCACCCTCCTCTACAGGGCAGTCCAGGCAGAGGCCCAGATGTCTCCCTGAACAATGTCCACGTCCCTTTGGAGGCCATCAGACCAA GTAAAGTGCTGCCTGTGACGGCTTATGATAAAGATGGTGTGCGGGTGTTGTTGAACTTTGCATCTGAGTGTCCTCCAGGAAGGCCTGATGTGCTGGTAATGGTGGTGTCCATGCTCAATACAGCTCCCCTCCCTGTTCACAGTGTGGTACTGCAAGCGGCTGTTCCTAAG TCAATGAAAGTGAAGCTTCAGCCTCCATCAGGAACAGAACTGGCTCCATTTAACCCCATCCTACCTCCAGCTTCTATTACACAGATCATGCTGCTGGCCAATCCAATGAAG GAGAAAGTACGTCTGCGCTACAAGCTGGCGTTCACACTAGGAGACCGTCAGTGCAATGAGGTCGGAGAGGTCGACCAGTTCCCCCCTCCAGAGACATGGG GTCACCTATAG
- the gga3b gene encoding ADP-ribosylation factor-binding protein GGA3 isoform X3 produces the protein MAYQEGESLESWLNKATHPTNRQEDWEYIIGFCDQINKELEGPQIAVTLLVHKIHSPQEWEALQALTVRNISPEYNQAFPSLNYCRIYLIEIFCAQVLEACMKNCGRRFHNEVGKYRFLNELIKVVSPKYMGDSAPEKVKTKIVELLYSWTVAFPDEAKISEAYQTLRRQGLVTRDPELPLDRTLMPSPPTRPKHPVFDNEDMGKLLAELLRSKNPEDLQEANRLIKNMVKEDEARVQKVTKRMHTLEEVNINVKLLTEMLSHYNKDSSTDSDKEIIKELYERCDKLRRAAFKMATETEDNDTSLGDILQASDDLSKVISSYKKIVEGQPINGDSEDPQSTACHCESAETTDTLIDLAGIDTPSPPHPTPHPGPPPHLHPAPPASQPSNPFTIDPTASPIPVLPPPPKHLGSQTNSPSHPPLDKASAALSLLDDELLSLGLNDPPPTQSSQSKPMLNEVSQQWTSLQAPASSVDMFGSVGYSSLVLPPAETAATNSLQNLQDLAMIGFSDQKSLSRGSSFGMPSAVPPLGPTQGSPSSASLFQGAMPGSPALSHTKAQSLGSAPGSPLFRSLSPCHPPLQGSPGRGPDVSLNNVHVPLEAIRPSKVLPVTAYDKDGVRVLLNFASECPPGRPDVLVMVVSMLNTAPLPVHSVVLQAAVPKSMKVKLQPPSGTELAPFNPILPPASITQIMLLANPMKEKVRLRYKLAFTLGDRQCNEVGEVDQFPPPETWGHL, from the exons ATGGCGTACCAGGAAGGGGAGTCGCTTGAATCTTGGCTCA ATAAAGCCACTCACCCAACAAACAGACAGGAGGACTGGGAGTACATTATAGGCTTCTGTGACCAGATCAACAAGGAACTTGAGGG TCCACAGATAGCTGTAACGTTGCTCGTCCACAAAATACACTCACCACAGGAATGGGAGGCACTCCAGGCTCTGACTGTAAGAAATATTTCACCTGAATATAATCAGGCTTTTCCTTCTCTTAACTATTGTAGAATATATTTAATTGAAATATTTTGTGCACAGGTTTTAGAGGCATGTATGAAGAACTGTGGGAGAAGGTTTCATAATGAAGTTGgaaaatacagatttttaaatGAGCTTATTAAAGTTGTGTCCCCAAAG TACATGGGTGACAGTGCACctgaaaaagtcaaaacaaaaattGTGGAGTTGTTGTACAGCTGGACTGTTGCGTTTCCTGATGAAGCTAAGATTAGTGAAGCTTACCAGACACTCCGAAGACAGG GCCTTGTGACACGTGACCCAGAGCTACCGCTGGACAGGACTCTAATGCCCTCACCCCCAACGCGGCCCAAACATCCAGTGTTTGATAATGAGGATATGGGCAAG CTGCTTGCTGAGCTGCTAAGGAGTAAAAATCCAGAAGACCTTCAGGAAGCCAACAGGCTAATTAAAAATATGGTAAAAGAG GATGAGGCACGGGTGCAGAAAGTAACAAAGCGCATGCACACACTGGAGGAGGTGAACATCAATGTGAAGTTGCTGACTGAAATGCTGTCCCACTATAATAAAGACAGCTCGACTGACTCAGACAAAGAAATTATTAAG GAACTGTATGAGCGATGTGACAAGCTGCGACGTGCTGCTTTCAAAATGGCCACTGAAACAGAGGACAATGACACCAGTTTAG GTGACATCCTGCAGGCCAGTGATGACCTCTCCAAGGTCATCAGTTCCTATAAGAAGATTGTTGAGGGGCAGCCGATCAACGGTGACAGCGAGGACCCTCAGTCTACAGCCTGTCACTGTGAAAGTG CAGAGACGACAGATACACTGATCGACCTGGCTGGTATTGACACGCCGAGTCCTCCTCATCCTACTCCTCATCCtgg tcctcctcctcatcttcatcctgctcctcctgcttctCAGCCATCAAACCCTTTCACCATCGATCCCACAGCTTCTCCCATCCCTGTGCTGCCTCCTCCTCCAAAACATCTCGGCAGTCAGACCAACAGTCCCAGCCACCCTCCTCTGGACAAGGCCTCCGCTGCTCTCTCACTCCTTGATGACGAGCTGCTGTCTCTAG GACTCAATGACCCCCCTCCTACTCAGAGCAGCCAGTCAAAACCCATGTTGAATGAAGTTTCCCAACAGTGGACCTCCTTACAG GCCCCAGCATCAAGTGTGGACATGTTTGGCAGTGTAGGATATTCAAGTCTAGTGTTGCCGCCAGCTGAAACAGCTGCCACAAACAGTCTCCAGAACCTGCAAGACCTGGCCATGATTGGTTTTTCAGATCAGAAAAG tctgtCCAGGGGAAGCAGCTTTGGGATGCCGTCTGCAGTGCCTCCCCTTGGACCTACACAGGGCTCCCCGTCCTCAGCCTCTCTGTTCCAGGGTGCGATGCCAGGCTCTCCTGCCTTGTCCCATAccaaagcccagagcctgggCTCAGCCCCCGGCAGTCCGTTGTTCCGATCTCTGTCCCCCTGTCACCCTCCTCTACAGGGCAGTCCAGGCAGAGGCCCAGATGTCTCCCTGAACAATGTCCACGTCCCTTTGGAGGCCATCAGACCAA GTAAAGTGCTGCCTGTGACGGCTTATGATAAAGATGGTGTGCGGGTGTTGTTGAACTTTGCATCTGAGTGTCCTCCAGGAAGGCCTGATGTGCTGGTAATGGTGGTGTCCATGCTCAATACAGCTCCCCTCCCTGTTCACAGTGTGGTACTGCAAGCGGCTGTTCCTAAG TCAATGAAAGTGAAGCTTCAGCCTCCATCAGGAACAGAACTGGCTCCATTTAACCCCATCCTACCTCCAGCTTCTATTACACAGATCATGCTGCTGGCCAATCCAATGAAG GAGAAAGTACGTCTGCGCTACAAGCTGGCGTTCACACTAGGAGACCGTCAGTGCAATGAGGTCGGAGAGGTCGACCAGTTCCCCCCTCCAGAGACATGGGGTCACCTATAG
- the gga3b gene encoding ADP-ribosylation factor-binding protein GGA3 isoform X2 codes for MAYQEGESLESWLNKATHPTNRQEDWEYIIGFCDQINKELEGPQIAVTLLVHKIHSPQEWEALQALTVRNISPEYNQAFPSLNYCRIYLIEIFCAQVLEACMKNCGRRFHNEVGKYRFLNELIKVVSPKYMGDSAPEKVKTKIVELLYSWTVAFPDEAKISEAYQTLRRQGLVTRDPELPLDRTLMPSPPTRPKHPVFDNEDMGKLLAELLRSKNPEDLQEANRLIKNMVKEDEARVQKVTKRMHTLEEVNINVKLLTEMLSHYNKDSSTDSDKEIIKELYERCDKLRRAAFKMATETEDNDTSLGDILQASDDLSKVISSYKKIVEGQPINGDSEDPQSTACHCESETTDTLIDLAGIDTPSPPHPTPHPGPPPHLHPASPPHLHPAPPPHLHPAPPASQPSNPFTIDPTASPIPVLPPPPKHLGSQTNSPSHPPLDKASAALSLLDDELLSLGLNDPPPTQSSQSKPMLNEVSQQWTSLQAPASSVDMFGSVGYSSLVLPPAETAATNSLQNLQDLAMIGFSDQKSLSRGSSFGMPSAVPPLGPTQGSPSSASLFQGAMPGSPALSHTKAQSLGSAPGSPLFRSLSPCHPPLQGSPGRGPDVSLNNVHVPLEAIRPSKVLPVTAYDKDGVRVLLNFASECPPGRPDVLVMVVSMLNTAPLPVHSVVLQAAVPKSMKVKLQPPSGTELAPFNPILPPASITQIMLLANPMKEKVRLRYKLAFTLGDRQCNEVGEVDQFPPPETWGHL; via the exons ATGGCGTACCAGGAAGGGGAGTCGCTTGAATCTTGGCTCA ATAAAGCCACTCACCCAACAAACAGACAGGAGGACTGGGAGTACATTATAGGCTTCTGTGACCAGATCAACAAGGAACTTGAGGG TCCACAGATAGCTGTAACGTTGCTCGTCCACAAAATACACTCACCACAGGAATGGGAGGCACTCCAGGCTCTGACTGTAAGAAATATTTCACCTGAATATAATCAGGCTTTTCCTTCTCTTAACTATTGTAGAATATATTTAATTGAAATATTTTGTGCACAGGTTTTAGAGGCATGTATGAAGAACTGTGGGAGAAGGTTTCATAATGAAGTTGgaaaatacagatttttaaatGAGCTTATTAAAGTTGTGTCCCCAAAG TACATGGGTGACAGTGCACctgaaaaagtcaaaacaaaaattGTGGAGTTGTTGTACAGCTGGACTGTTGCGTTTCCTGATGAAGCTAAGATTAGTGAAGCTTACCAGACACTCCGAAGACAGG GCCTTGTGACACGTGACCCAGAGCTACCGCTGGACAGGACTCTAATGCCCTCACCCCCAACGCGGCCCAAACATCCAGTGTTTGATAATGAGGATATGGGCAAG CTGCTTGCTGAGCTGCTAAGGAGTAAAAATCCAGAAGACCTTCAGGAAGCCAACAGGCTAATTAAAAATATGGTAAAAGAG GATGAGGCACGGGTGCAGAAAGTAACAAAGCGCATGCACACACTGGAGGAGGTGAACATCAATGTGAAGTTGCTGACTGAAATGCTGTCCCACTATAATAAAGACAGCTCGACTGACTCAGACAAAGAAATTATTAAG GAACTGTATGAGCGATGTGACAAGCTGCGACGTGCTGCTTTCAAAATGGCCACTGAAACAGAGGACAATGACACCAGTTTAG GTGACATCCTGCAGGCCAGTGATGACCTCTCCAAGGTCATCAGTTCCTATAAGAAGATTGTTGAGGGGCAGCCGATCAACGGTGACAGCGAGGACCCTCAGTCTACAGCCTGTCACTGTGAAAGTG AGACGACAGATACACTGATCGACCTGGCTGGTATTGACACGCCGAGTCCTCCTCATCCTACTCCTCATCCtggtcctcctcctcatcttcatcctgcttctcctcctcatcttcatcctgctcctcctcctcatcttcatcctgctcctcctgcttctCAGCCATCAAACCCTTTCACCATCGATCCCACAGCTTCTCCCATCCCTGTGCTGCCTCCTCCTCCAAAACATCTCGGCAGTCAGACCAACAGTCCCAGCCACCCTCCTCTGGACAAGGCCTCCGCTGCTCTCTCACTCCTTGATGACGAGCTGCTGTCTCTAG GACTCAATGACCCCCCTCCTACTCAGAGCAGCCAGTCAAAACCCATGTTGAATGAAGTTTCCCAACAGTGGACCTCCTTACAG GCCCCAGCATCAAGTGTGGACATGTTTGGCAGTGTAGGATATTCAAGTCTAGTGTTGCCGCCAGCTGAAACAGCTGCCACAAACAGTCTCCAGAACCTGCAAGACCTGGCCATGATTGGTTTTTCAGATCAGAAAAG tctgtCCAGGGGAAGCAGCTTTGGGATGCCGTCTGCAGTGCCTCCCCTTGGACCTACACAGGGCTCCCCGTCCTCAGCCTCTCTGTTCCAGGGTGCGATGCCAGGCTCTCCTGCCTTGTCCCATAccaaagcccagagcctgggCTCAGCCCCCGGCAGTCCGTTGTTCCGATCTCTGTCCCCCTGTCACCCTCCTCTACAGGGCAGTCCAGGCAGAGGCCCAGATGTCTCCCTGAACAATGTCCACGTCCCTTTGGAGGCCATCAGACCAA GTAAAGTGCTGCCTGTGACGGCTTATGATAAAGATGGTGTGCGGGTGTTGTTGAACTTTGCATCTGAGTGTCCTCCAGGAAGGCCTGATGTGCTGGTAATGGTGGTGTCCATGCTCAATACAGCTCCCCTCCCTGTTCACAGTGTGGTACTGCAAGCGGCTGTTCCTAAG TCAATGAAAGTGAAGCTTCAGCCTCCATCAGGAACAGAACTGGCTCCATTTAACCCCATCCTACCTCCAGCTTCTATTACACAGATCATGCTGCTGGCCAATCCAATGAAG GAGAAAGTACGTCTGCGCTACAAGCTGGCGTTCACACTAGGAGACCGTCAGTGCAATGAGGTCGGAGAGGTCGACCAGTTCCCCCCTCCAGAGACATGGGGTCACCTATAG
- the gga3b gene encoding ADP-ribosylation factor-binding protein GGA3 isoform X4, which produces MAYQEGESLESWLNKATHPTNRQEDWEYIIGFCDQINKELEGPQIAVTLLVHKIHSPQEWEALQALTVLEACMKNCGRRFHNEVGKYRFLNELIKVVSPKYMGDSAPEKVKTKIVELLYSWTVAFPDEAKISEAYQTLRRQGLVTRDPELPLDRTLMPSPPTRPKHPVFDNEDMGKLLAELLRSKNPEDLQEANRLIKNMVKEDEARVQKVTKRMHTLEEVNINVKLLTEMLSHYNKDSSTDSDKEIIKELYERCDKLRRAAFKMATETEDNDTSLGDILQASDDLSKVISSYKKIVEGQPINGDSEDPQSTACHCESAETTDTLIDLAGIDTPSPPHPTPHPGPPPHLHPASPPHLHPAPPPHLHPAPPASQPSNPFTIDPTASPIPVLPPPPKHLGSQTNSPSHPPLDKASAALSLLDDELLSLGLNDPPPTQSSQSKPMLNEVSQQWTSLQAPASSVDMFGSVGYSSLVLPPAETAATNSLQNLQDLAMIGFSDQKSLSRGSSFGMPSAVPPLGPTQGSPSSASLFQGAMPGSPALSHTKAQSLGSAPGSPLFRSLSPCHPPLQGSPGRGPDVSLNNVHVPLEAIRPSKVLPVTAYDKDGVRVLLNFASECPPGRPDVLVMVVSMLNTAPLPVHSVVLQAAVPKSMKVKLQPPSGTELAPFNPILPPASITQIMLLANPMKEKVRLRYKLAFTLGDRQCNEVGEVDQFPPPETWGHL; this is translated from the exons ATGGCGTACCAGGAAGGGGAGTCGCTTGAATCTTGGCTCA ATAAAGCCACTCACCCAACAAACAGACAGGAGGACTGGGAGTACATTATAGGCTTCTGTGACCAGATCAACAAGGAACTTGAGGG TCCACAGATAGCTGTAACGTTGCTCGTCCACAAAATACACTCACCACAGGAATGGGAGGCACTCCAGGCTCTGACT GTTTTAGAGGCATGTATGAAGAACTGTGGGAGAAGGTTTCATAATGAAGTTGgaaaatacagatttttaaatGAGCTTATTAAAGTTGTGTCCCCAAAG TACATGGGTGACAGTGCACctgaaaaagtcaaaacaaaaattGTGGAGTTGTTGTACAGCTGGACTGTTGCGTTTCCTGATGAAGCTAAGATTAGTGAAGCTTACCAGACACTCCGAAGACAGG GCCTTGTGACACGTGACCCAGAGCTACCGCTGGACAGGACTCTAATGCCCTCACCCCCAACGCGGCCCAAACATCCAGTGTTTGATAATGAGGATATGGGCAAG CTGCTTGCTGAGCTGCTAAGGAGTAAAAATCCAGAAGACCTTCAGGAAGCCAACAGGCTAATTAAAAATATGGTAAAAGAG GATGAGGCACGGGTGCAGAAAGTAACAAAGCGCATGCACACACTGGAGGAGGTGAACATCAATGTGAAGTTGCTGACTGAAATGCTGTCCCACTATAATAAAGACAGCTCGACTGACTCAGACAAAGAAATTATTAAG GAACTGTATGAGCGATGTGACAAGCTGCGACGTGCTGCTTTCAAAATGGCCACTGAAACAGAGGACAATGACACCAGTTTAG GTGACATCCTGCAGGCCAGTGATGACCTCTCCAAGGTCATCAGTTCCTATAAGAAGATTGTTGAGGGGCAGCCGATCAACGGTGACAGCGAGGACCCTCAGTCTACAGCCTGTCACTGTGAAAGTG CAGAGACGACAGATACACTGATCGACCTGGCTGGTATTGACACGCCGAGTCCTCCTCATCCTACTCCTCATCCtggtcctcctcctcatcttcatcctgcttctcctcctcatcttcatcctgctcctcctcctcatcttcatcctgctcctcctgcttctCAGCCATCAAACCCTTTCACCATCGATCCCACAGCTTCTCCCATCCCTGTGCTGCCTCCTCCTCCAAAACATCTCGGCAGTCAGACCAACAGTCCCAGCCACCCTCCTCTGGACAAGGCCTCCGCTGCTCTCTCACTCCTTGATGACGAGCTGCTGTCTCTAG GACTCAATGACCCCCCTCCTACTCAGAGCAGCCAGTCAAAACCCATGTTGAATGAAGTTTCCCAACAGTGGACCTCCTTACAG GCCCCAGCATCAAGTGTGGACATGTTTGGCAGTGTAGGATATTCAAGTCTAGTGTTGCCGCCAGCTGAAACAGCTGCCACAAACAGTCTCCAGAACCTGCAAGACCTGGCCATGATTGGTTTTTCAGATCAGAAAAG tctgtCCAGGGGAAGCAGCTTTGGGATGCCGTCTGCAGTGCCTCCCCTTGGACCTACACAGGGCTCCCCGTCCTCAGCCTCTCTGTTCCAGGGTGCGATGCCAGGCTCTCCTGCCTTGTCCCATAccaaagcccagagcctgggCTCAGCCCCCGGCAGTCCGTTGTTCCGATCTCTGTCCCCCTGTCACCCTCCTCTACAGGGCAGTCCAGGCAGAGGCCCAGATGTCTCCCTGAACAATGTCCACGTCCCTTTGGAGGCCATCAGACCAA GTAAAGTGCTGCCTGTGACGGCTTATGATAAAGATGGTGTGCGGGTGTTGTTGAACTTTGCATCTGAGTGTCCTCCAGGAAGGCCTGATGTGCTGGTAATGGTGGTGTCCATGCTCAATACAGCTCCCCTCCCTGTTCACAGTGTGGTACTGCAAGCGGCTGTTCCTAAG TCAATGAAAGTGAAGCTTCAGCCTCCATCAGGAACAGAACTGGCTCCATTTAACCCCATCCTACCTCCAGCTTCTATTACACAGATCATGCTGCTGGCCAATCCAATGAAG GAGAAAGTACGTCTGCGCTACAAGCTGGCGTTCACACTAGGAGACCGTCAGTGCAATGAGGTCGGAGAGGTCGACCAGTTCCCCCCTCCAGAGACATGGGGTCACCTATAG